The following proteins are encoded in a genomic region of Sparus aurata chromosome 11, fSpaAur1.1, whole genome shotgun sequence:
- the farp2 gene encoding FERM, ARHGEF and pleckstrin domain-containing protein 2 isoform X3 has product MGEIDGSYRVLQTPGTRLGAQFNAGISTLEPGQSLSGNMISGSRSQGRGLHIRVQGLDDSQEFFDIDPKAPAQTLLSEVFLRGNLMESDYFGLEFQNMQMNWVWLEPIKPVAKQVRRPSNTLFRLSVKFFPPDPGQLQEEYTRYLFSLQMKRDLMEGRLICTENTGALLASHLVQSEIGDYDDVADRDFLRVNKLLPYQEKVQERIMELHRRHLGQTPAESDFQILEIARKLEMYGVRYHPAADREGTKINLAVSHMGLQVFQGNTKINTFNWSKIRKLSFKRKRFLIKLYPEVHGPHQDTLEFMMASRDQCKIFWKICVEYHSFFRLFDQPQPKSKAILFTRGSSFRYSGRTQKQLVEYVRENGAKRTPYQRRNSKIRMSARSVATDVPKQSLSFNDSLRAQGSPSSATVSFYPAHISSILPRTEFPPQPLSTLSQSPAPSQQQQQQQLHSSLQATRAPSPPMEEPVKAASPSHFTFQDSVVDSPQLSPHNPKGPLCLSPSFQMSTLSLPGQAPSPLQSPILSEVGSNAKLEEEEEGRRKRYPTDKAYFIAKEILTTERTYLKDLEVITVWFRSAVIKENAMPEGLMTLLFSNIDPIYEFHRGFLKELDQRLALWEGRSNAHVKGDYQRIGDVMLRNMCALKEFTSYLQKHDEVLTELEKATKRLKKLETVYKEFELQKVCYLPLNTFLLKPIQRLMHYKLILERLCKHYSPSHRDHDDCKEALKEVAEIATQLQSSLIRLENFQKLTELQRDLIGIENLTAPGREFIREGCLYKLTKKGLQQRMFFLFSDMLLYTSKGVTATNQFKVHGQLPLHGMILIVLDAPVEESENEWSVPHCFTIYSAQRTIVVAASSKVEMGKWIEDLNLAIEMSKKSQEKSSIFLDPGFGDHSNLFGSPAVSPELPPRYLLGQGQRPNTITHVCWYRNQNLSLTDYLRMNQNQLSGYLLRKFKNSNGWQKLWVVFTNFCLFFYKTHQDDFPLASLPLLGYTVSTPEESDSIHKEYVFKLQFKSHVYFFRAESEYTFERWMEVIKSAASTAGRMSLLIPKGGPMEMNGN; this is encoded by the exons gtTTGGCTGGAACCTATAAAACCCGTTGCAAAACAAGTCAGAA gaCCATCAAATACGCTATTTAGACTGTCAGTGAAATTCTTTCCTCCAGACCCCGGTCAGCTGCAGGAGGAGTACACGAG GTATTTATTCTCGCTGCAGATGAAACGAGATCTGATGGAGGGCAGGTTGATCTGCACAGAAAATACTGGAGCCCTGCTGGCCTCTCACCTCGTCCAGT CCGAGATTGGCGACTATGATGATGTAGCAGACCGGGACTTCCTGAGGGTTAACAAGCTGTTGCCTTACCAAGAGAAGGTGCAGGAGAGGATCATGGAGCTCCACCGCAGGCACCT GGGCCAGACTCCAGCTGAATCAGATTTCCAAATCCTGGAGATTGCCCGTAAACTGGAAATGTACGGCGTCCGCTACCACCCAGCAGCTGACCGGGAAGGCACCAAAATTAACCTGGCTGTTTCTCATATGGGCCTCCAGGTTTTTCAG GGCAACACCAAAATAAATACCTTCAACTGGTCCAAGATCCGCAAACTGAGCTTCAAGAGAAAACGCTTCTTGATCAAACTCTACCCAGAGGTTCAT ggccCCCATCAGGACACTCTCGAGTTTATGATGGCCAGTCGAGACCAGTGTAAAATCTTTTGGAAGATCTGTGTGGAATACCACTCGTTTTTCCGTTTGTTTGACCAACCCCAACCCAAATCCAAAGCTATCCTCTTCACCAGAGGCTCTTCCTTCAGATACAG TGGAAGGACCCAGAAGCAGCTTGTGGAGTACGTCAGGGAAAATGGAGCAAAGAGAACGCCATACCAGAG GAGGAACAGTAAAATACGAATGTCTGCTCGCTCCGTAGCCACAGATGTGCCAAAACAG AGCCTGTCATTCAATGACAGTCTCAGGGCCCAAGGCTCTCCTTCCTCAGCTACTGTGTCCTTCTACCCAGCGCACATTTCAAGCATTCTCCCGCGAACAGAATTCCCACCTCAGCCTTTGTCCACACTGAGCCAGTCTCCAGCGCCTTcccagcaacagcagcagcagcagcttcactcctctctGCAAGCTACCAGAGCCCCCAGCCCTCCGATGGAAGAACCTGTCAAGGCAGCTTCCCCATCTCACTTCACTTTTCAAG ATTCAGTCGTGGACAGCCCTCAGCTCTCGCCCCACAACCCCAAAGGTCCCCTCTGCCTGTCGCCCTCCTTCCAGATGTCGACCCTCAGCCTGCCGGGCCAGGCCCCATCGCCACTGCAAAGCCCCATCCTGAGCGAGGTGGGCAGCAATGCCAAgctagaggaggaggaggagggcaggagGAAG CGCTATCCCACCGACAAGGCCTACTTCATTGCCAAAGAGATTTTGACCACAGAGCGAACGTACCTGAAAGACCTCGAGGTCATCACTGTG TGGTTCCGCAGCGCTGTGATCAAAGAAAACGCCATGCCCGAAGGCCTGATGACCCTCCTCTTCTCCAACATCGACCCCATCTACGAGTTCCATCGAGGCTTCCTCAAGGAGTTGGACCAGAGGCTGGCTCTCTG GGAGGGACGCTCTAATGCTCACGTCAAAGGGGACTACCAGAGGATTGGTGATGTGATGCTTAGGAACATGTGTGCTCTTAAG GAATTCACCAGCTACCTACAGAAGCACGATGAGGTGTTAACAGAGCTGGAGAAAGCCACCAAGAGGCTGAAGAAGCTGGAGACGGTCTACAAAGAGTTTGAACTGCAGAAGGTCTGCTACCTGCCCCTCAACACATTCCTGCTGAAGCCCATCCAGCGCCTCATGCATTACAAACTCATCCTGGAGCGACTGTGCAAGCATTATTCTCCCAGCCACCGCGATCACGACGACTGCAAGG AGGCTCTGAAGGAAGTGGCAGAGATCGCCACTCAGCTGCAGAGCAGTCTCATCCGGCTGGAGAATTTCCAGAAGCTGacggagctgcagagagacctGATTGGTATAGAGAACTTAACAGCACCAGGCAGG gagTTCATACGAGAGGGCTGTCTGTACAAGCTTACCAAGAAAGGACTGCAGcagagaatgtttttcctg ttCTCAGACATGCTCCTCTACACAAGCAAAGGTGTGACAGCCACCAATCAGTTCAAAGTGCACGGCCAGCTTCCTCTTCACGGCATGATA CTCATAGTGCTGGACGCCCCG GTTGAGGAAAGTGAGAATGAGTGGTCGGTCCCCCACTGCTTCACCATCTACTCTGCTCAGAGGACCATTGTAGTGGCTGCCAG CTCTAAAGTGGAGATGGGGAAGTGGATTGAGGATCTGAACTTGGCAATCGAAATGTCCAAGAAGTCCCAAGAGAAATCCAGCATCTTCCTTGACCCTGGATTTGGTGATCACTCCAATC TCTTCGGCTCTCCGGCCGTCTCACCAGAGCTCCCGCCTCGCTATCTCCTCGGTCAGGGCCAAAGACCCAACACCATCACTCACGTTTGTTGGTACCGAAACCAGAACCTCTCTCTCACTGATTACCTGCGCATGAACCAG AACCAGCTCTCAGGTTACCTCCTGAGGAAGTTCAAGAACAGTAACGGCTGGCAGAAACTCTGGGTTGTTTTCACCAACTTCTGCTTGTTCTTCTACAAGACTCACCAG GATGACTTCCCGCTGGCCAGCCTCCCCCTGCTGGGCTACACGGTCAGCACCCCCGAAGAGTCGGACAGCATCCACAAGGAGTACGTCTTCAAACTGCAGTTCAAGTCCCATGTTTACTTCTTCCGGGCTGAAAGCGAGTACACCTTTGAAAG ATGGATGGAGGTGATCAAGAGTGCAGCTAGCACCGCAGGCCGGATGAGCCTGCTCATACCCAAAGGAGGTCCCATGGAGATGAACGGAAACTGA
- the farp2 gene encoding FERM, ARHGEF and pleckstrin domain-containing protein 2 isoform X5, with amino-acid sequence MGEIDGSYRVLQTPGTRLGAQFNAGISTLEPGQSLSGNMISGSRSQGRGLHIRVQGLDDSQEFFDIDPKAPAQTLLSEVFLRGNLMESDYFGLEFQNMQMNWVWLEPIKPVAKQVRRPSNTLFRLSVKFFPPDPGQLQEEYTRYLFSLQMKRDLMEGRLICTENTGALLASHLVQSEIGDYDDVADRDFLRVNKLLPYQEKVQERIMELHRRHLGQTPAESDFQILEIARKLEMYGVRYHPAADREGTKINLAVSHMGLQVFQGNTKINTFNWSKIRKLSFKRKRFLIKLYPEVHGPHQDTLEFMMASRDQCKIFWKICVEYHSFFRLFDQPQPKSKAILFTRGSSFRYSGRTQKQLVEYVRENGAKRTPYQRRNSKIRMSARSVATDVPKQSLSFNDSLRAQGSPSSATVSFYPAHISSILPRTEFPPQPLSTLSQSPAPSQQQQQQQLHSSLQATRAPSPPMEEPVKAASPSHFTFQDSVVDSPQLSPHNPKGPLCLSPSFQMSTLSLPGQAPSPLQSPILSERYPTDKAYFIAKEILTTERTYLKDLEVITVWFRSAVIKENAMPEGLMTLLFSNIDPIYEFHRGFLKELDQRLALWEGRSNAHVKGDYQRIGDVMLRNMCALKEFTSYLQKHDEVLTELEKATKRLKKLETVYKEFELQKVCYLPLNTFLLKPIQRLMHYKLILERLCKHYSPSHRDHDDCKEALKEVAEIATQLQSSLIRLENFQKLTELQRDLIGIENLTAPGREFIREGCLYKLTKKGLQQRMFFLFSDMLLYTSKGVTATNQFKVHGQLPLHGMILIVLDAPVEESENEWSVPHCFTIYSAQRTIVVAASSKVEMGKWIEDLNLAIEMSKKSQEKSSIFLDPGFGDHSNRSSDEVSLEQESEDDMNSSRTSLDKQTHHRANTTMHVCWHRNTSVSMSDHSLAVENQLSGYLLRKFKNSNGWQKLWVVFTNFCLFFYKTHQDDFPLASLPLLGYTVSTPEESDSIHKEYVFKLQFKSHVYFFRAESEYTFERWMEVIKSAASTAGRMSLLIPKGGPMEMNGN; translated from the exons gtTTGGCTGGAACCTATAAAACCCGTTGCAAAACAAGTCAGAA gaCCATCAAATACGCTATTTAGACTGTCAGTGAAATTCTTTCCTCCAGACCCCGGTCAGCTGCAGGAGGAGTACACGAG GTATTTATTCTCGCTGCAGATGAAACGAGATCTGATGGAGGGCAGGTTGATCTGCACAGAAAATACTGGAGCCCTGCTGGCCTCTCACCTCGTCCAGT CCGAGATTGGCGACTATGATGATGTAGCAGACCGGGACTTCCTGAGGGTTAACAAGCTGTTGCCTTACCAAGAGAAGGTGCAGGAGAGGATCATGGAGCTCCACCGCAGGCACCT GGGCCAGACTCCAGCTGAATCAGATTTCCAAATCCTGGAGATTGCCCGTAAACTGGAAATGTACGGCGTCCGCTACCACCCAGCAGCTGACCGGGAAGGCACCAAAATTAACCTGGCTGTTTCTCATATGGGCCTCCAGGTTTTTCAG GGCAACACCAAAATAAATACCTTCAACTGGTCCAAGATCCGCAAACTGAGCTTCAAGAGAAAACGCTTCTTGATCAAACTCTACCCAGAGGTTCAT ggccCCCATCAGGACACTCTCGAGTTTATGATGGCCAGTCGAGACCAGTGTAAAATCTTTTGGAAGATCTGTGTGGAATACCACTCGTTTTTCCGTTTGTTTGACCAACCCCAACCCAAATCCAAAGCTATCCTCTTCACCAGAGGCTCTTCCTTCAGATACAG TGGAAGGACCCAGAAGCAGCTTGTGGAGTACGTCAGGGAAAATGGAGCAAAGAGAACGCCATACCAGAG GAGGAACAGTAAAATACGAATGTCTGCTCGCTCCGTAGCCACAGATGTGCCAAAACAG AGCCTGTCATTCAATGACAGTCTCAGGGCCCAAGGCTCTCCTTCCTCAGCTACTGTGTCCTTCTACCCAGCGCACATTTCAAGCATTCTCCCGCGAACAGAATTCCCACCTCAGCCTTTGTCCACACTGAGCCAGTCTCCAGCGCCTTcccagcaacagcagcagcagcagcttcactcctctctGCAAGCTACCAGAGCCCCCAGCCCTCCGATGGAAGAACCTGTCAAGGCAGCTTCCCCATCTCACTTCACTTTTCAAG ATTCAGTCGTGGACAGCCCTCAGCTCTCGCCCCACAACCCCAAAGGTCCCCTCTGCCTGTCGCCCTCCTTCCAGATGTCGACCCTCAGCCTGCCGGGCCAGGCCCCATCGCCACTGCAAAGCCCCATCCTGAGCGAG CGCTATCCCACCGACAAGGCCTACTTCATTGCCAAAGAGATTTTGACCACAGAGCGAACGTACCTGAAAGACCTCGAGGTCATCACTGTG TGGTTCCGCAGCGCTGTGATCAAAGAAAACGCCATGCCCGAAGGCCTGATGACCCTCCTCTTCTCCAACATCGACCCCATCTACGAGTTCCATCGAGGCTTCCTCAAGGAGTTGGACCAGAGGCTGGCTCTCTG GGAGGGACGCTCTAATGCTCACGTCAAAGGGGACTACCAGAGGATTGGTGATGTGATGCTTAGGAACATGTGTGCTCTTAAG GAATTCACCAGCTACCTACAGAAGCACGATGAGGTGTTAACAGAGCTGGAGAAAGCCACCAAGAGGCTGAAGAAGCTGGAGACGGTCTACAAAGAGTTTGAACTGCAGAAGGTCTGCTACCTGCCCCTCAACACATTCCTGCTGAAGCCCATCCAGCGCCTCATGCATTACAAACTCATCCTGGAGCGACTGTGCAAGCATTATTCTCCCAGCCACCGCGATCACGACGACTGCAAGG AGGCTCTGAAGGAAGTGGCAGAGATCGCCACTCAGCTGCAGAGCAGTCTCATCCGGCTGGAGAATTTCCAGAAGCTGacggagctgcagagagacctGATTGGTATAGAGAACTTAACAGCACCAGGCAGG gagTTCATACGAGAGGGCTGTCTGTACAAGCTTACCAAGAAAGGACTGCAGcagagaatgtttttcctg ttCTCAGACATGCTCCTCTACACAAGCAAAGGTGTGACAGCCACCAATCAGTTCAAAGTGCACGGCCAGCTTCCTCTTCACGGCATGATA CTCATAGTGCTGGACGCCCCG GTTGAGGAAAGTGAGAATGAGTGGTCGGTCCCCCACTGCTTCACCATCTACTCTGCTCAGAGGACCATTGTAGTGGCTGCCAG CTCTAAAGTGGAGATGGGGAAGTGGATTGAGGATCTGAACTTGGCAATCGAAATGTCCAAGAAGTCCCAAGAGAAATCCAGCATCTTCCTTGACCCTGGATTTGGTGATCACTCCAATC gaTCGTCCGACGAGGTCTCTCTGGAGCAGGAGTCGGAGGATGACATGAACTCCTCCCGTACTTCACTGGATAAGCAGACACACCACCGTGCCAACACGACCATGCACGTGTGCTGGCACCGCAACACCAGTGTGTCTATGTCTGATCACAGTCTGGCTGTGGAG AACCAGCTCTCAGGTTACCTCCTGAGGAAGTTCAAGAACAGTAACGGCTGGCAGAAACTCTGGGTTGTTTTCACCAACTTCTGCTTGTTCTTCTACAAGACTCACCAG GATGACTTCCCGCTGGCCAGCCTCCCCCTGCTGGGCTACACGGTCAGCACCCCCGAAGAGTCGGACAGCATCCACAAGGAGTACGTCTTCAAACTGCAGTTCAAGTCCCATGTTTACTTCTTCCGGGCTGAAAGCGAGTACACCTTTGAAAG ATGGATGGAGGTGATCAAGAGTGCAGCTAGCACCGCAGGCCGGATGAGCCTGCTCATACCCAAAGGAGGTCCCATGGAGATGAACGGAAACTGA
- the farp2 gene encoding FERM, ARHGEF and pleckstrin domain-containing protein 2 isoform X1, which produces MGEIDGSYRVLQTPGTRLGAQFNAGISTLEPGQSLSGNMISGSRSQGRGLHIRVQGLDDSQEFFDIDPKAPAQTLLSEVFLRGNLMESDYFGLEFQNMQMNWVWLEPIKPVAKQVRRPSNTLFRLSVKFFPPDPGQLQEEYTRYLFSLQMKRDLMEGRLICTENTGALLASHLVQSEIGDYDDVADRDFLRVNKLLPYQEKVQERIMELHRRHLGQTPAESDFQILEIARKLEMYGVRYHPAADREGTKINLAVSHMGLQVFQGNTKINTFNWSKIRKLSFKRKRFLIKLYPEVHGPHQDTLEFMMASRDQCKIFWKICVEYHSFFRLFDQPQPKSKAILFTRGSSFRYSGRTQKQLVEYVRENGAKRTPYQRRNSKIRMSARSVATDVPKQSLSFNDSLRAQGSPSSATVSFYPAHISSILPRTEFPPQPLSTLSQSPAPSQQQQQQQLHSSLQATRAPSPPMEEPVKAASPSHFTFQDSVVDSPQLSPHNPKGPLCLSPSFQMSTLSLPGQAPSPLQSPILSEVGSNAKLEEEEEGRRKRYPTDKAYFIAKEILTTERTYLKDLEVITVWFRSAVIKENAMPEGLMTLLFSNIDPIYEFHRGFLKELDQRLALWEGRSNAHVKGDYQRIGDVMLRNMCALKEFTSYLQKHDEVLTELEKATKRLKKLETVYKEFELQKVCYLPLNTFLLKPIQRLMHYKLILERLCKHYSPSHRDHDDCKEALKEVAEIATQLQSSLIRLENFQKLTELQRDLIGIENLTAPGREFIREGCLYKLTKKGLQQRMFFLFSDMLLYTSKGVTATNQFKVHGQLPLHGMILIVLDAPVEESENEWSVPHCFTIYSAQRTIVVAASSKVEMGKWIEDLNLAIEMSKKSQEKSSIFLDPGFGDHSNRSSDEVSLEQESEDDMNSSRTSLDKQTHHRANTTMHVCWHRNTSVSMSDHSLAVENQLSGYLLRKFKNSNGWQKLWVVFTNFCLFFYKTHQDDFPLASLPLLGYTVSTPEESDSIHKEYVFKLQFKSHVYFFRAESEYTFERWMEVIKSAASTAGRMSLLIPKGGPMEMNGN; this is translated from the exons gtTTGGCTGGAACCTATAAAACCCGTTGCAAAACAAGTCAGAA gaCCATCAAATACGCTATTTAGACTGTCAGTGAAATTCTTTCCTCCAGACCCCGGTCAGCTGCAGGAGGAGTACACGAG GTATTTATTCTCGCTGCAGATGAAACGAGATCTGATGGAGGGCAGGTTGATCTGCACAGAAAATACTGGAGCCCTGCTGGCCTCTCACCTCGTCCAGT CCGAGATTGGCGACTATGATGATGTAGCAGACCGGGACTTCCTGAGGGTTAACAAGCTGTTGCCTTACCAAGAGAAGGTGCAGGAGAGGATCATGGAGCTCCACCGCAGGCACCT GGGCCAGACTCCAGCTGAATCAGATTTCCAAATCCTGGAGATTGCCCGTAAACTGGAAATGTACGGCGTCCGCTACCACCCAGCAGCTGACCGGGAAGGCACCAAAATTAACCTGGCTGTTTCTCATATGGGCCTCCAGGTTTTTCAG GGCAACACCAAAATAAATACCTTCAACTGGTCCAAGATCCGCAAACTGAGCTTCAAGAGAAAACGCTTCTTGATCAAACTCTACCCAGAGGTTCAT ggccCCCATCAGGACACTCTCGAGTTTATGATGGCCAGTCGAGACCAGTGTAAAATCTTTTGGAAGATCTGTGTGGAATACCACTCGTTTTTCCGTTTGTTTGACCAACCCCAACCCAAATCCAAAGCTATCCTCTTCACCAGAGGCTCTTCCTTCAGATACAG TGGAAGGACCCAGAAGCAGCTTGTGGAGTACGTCAGGGAAAATGGAGCAAAGAGAACGCCATACCAGAG GAGGAACAGTAAAATACGAATGTCTGCTCGCTCCGTAGCCACAGATGTGCCAAAACAG AGCCTGTCATTCAATGACAGTCTCAGGGCCCAAGGCTCTCCTTCCTCAGCTACTGTGTCCTTCTACCCAGCGCACATTTCAAGCATTCTCCCGCGAACAGAATTCCCACCTCAGCCTTTGTCCACACTGAGCCAGTCTCCAGCGCCTTcccagcaacagcagcagcagcagcttcactcctctctGCAAGCTACCAGAGCCCCCAGCCCTCCGATGGAAGAACCTGTCAAGGCAGCTTCCCCATCTCACTTCACTTTTCAAG ATTCAGTCGTGGACAGCCCTCAGCTCTCGCCCCACAACCCCAAAGGTCCCCTCTGCCTGTCGCCCTCCTTCCAGATGTCGACCCTCAGCCTGCCGGGCCAGGCCCCATCGCCACTGCAAAGCCCCATCCTGAGCGAGGTGGGCAGCAATGCCAAgctagaggaggaggaggagggcaggagGAAG CGCTATCCCACCGACAAGGCCTACTTCATTGCCAAAGAGATTTTGACCACAGAGCGAACGTACCTGAAAGACCTCGAGGTCATCACTGTG TGGTTCCGCAGCGCTGTGATCAAAGAAAACGCCATGCCCGAAGGCCTGATGACCCTCCTCTTCTCCAACATCGACCCCATCTACGAGTTCCATCGAGGCTTCCTCAAGGAGTTGGACCAGAGGCTGGCTCTCTG GGAGGGACGCTCTAATGCTCACGTCAAAGGGGACTACCAGAGGATTGGTGATGTGATGCTTAGGAACATGTGTGCTCTTAAG GAATTCACCAGCTACCTACAGAAGCACGATGAGGTGTTAACAGAGCTGGAGAAAGCCACCAAGAGGCTGAAGAAGCTGGAGACGGTCTACAAAGAGTTTGAACTGCAGAAGGTCTGCTACCTGCCCCTCAACACATTCCTGCTGAAGCCCATCCAGCGCCTCATGCATTACAAACTCATCCTGGAGCGACTGTGCAAGCATTATTCTCCCAGCCACCGCGATCACGACGACTGCAAGG AGGCTCTGAAGGAAGTGGCAGAGATCGCCACTCAGCTGCAGAGCAGTCTCATCCGGCTGGAGAATTTCCAGAAGCTGacggagctgcagagagacctGATTGGTATAGAGAACTTAACAGCACCAGGCAGG gagTTCATACGAGAGGGCTGTCTGTACAAGCTTACCAAGAAAGGACTGCAGcagagaatgtttttcctg ttCTCAGACATGCTCCTCTACACAAGCAAAGGTGTGACAGCCACCAATCAGTTCAAAGTGCACGGCCAGCTTCCTCTTCACGGCATGATA CTCATAGTGCTGGACGCCCCG GTTGAGGAAAGTGAGAATGAGTGGTCGGTCCCCCACTGCTTCACCATCTACTCTGCTCAGAGGACCATTGTAGTGGCTGCCAG CTCTAAAGTGGAGATGGGGAAGTGGATTGAGGATCTGAACTTGGCAATCGAAATGTCCAAGAAGTCCCAAGAGAAATCCAGCATCTTCCTTGACCCTGGATTTGGTGATCACTCCAATC gaTCGTCCGACGAGGTCTCTCTGGAGCAGGAGTCGGAGGATGACATGAACTCCTCCCGTACTTCACTGGATAAGCAGACACACCACCGTGCCAACACGACCATGCACGTGTGCTGGCACCGCAACACCAGTGTGTCTATGTCTGATCACAGTCTGGCTGTGGAG AACCAGCTCTCAGGTTACCTCCTGAGGAAGTTCAAGAACAGTAACGGCTGGCAGAAACTCTGGGTTGTTTTCACCAACTTCTGCTTGTTCTTCTACAAGACTCACCAG GATGACTTCCCGCTGGCCAGCCTCCCCCTGCTGGGCTACACGGTCAGCACCCCCGAAGAGTCGGACAGCATCCACAAGGAGTACGTCTTCAAACTGCAGTTCAAGTCCCATGTTTACTTCTTCCGGGCTGAAAGCGAGTACACCTTTGAAAG ATGGATGGAGGTGATCAAGAGTGCAGCTAGCACCGCAGGCCGGATGAGCCTGCTCATACCCAAAGGAGGTCCCATGGAGATGAACGGAAACTGA